From Haloarcula hispanica ATCC 33960, the proteins below share one genomic window:
- a CDS encoding NAD(P)/FAD-dependent oxidoreductase, translating into MARNLAVVGAGGAGAAATYALHDAEVDVTVFEKSRGVCGRAATRRHGDCTYEYGANYLKADDGRVTELVTEALSTEGLVDIEEPVHAFDRTGEIDAGRDADEHKWTYEAGITQLAKRLFDETDADVENGVRVERLERQRDGWRLEDDDGADLGHFDAALLTPPAPQTADLLGQSRWDHDDCRALRQEIASVPYRTVIAGVLHYPFEIDVPWYAAVNSDKDHDIGWVGREECKDGHVPDGESLLLVQMNEPWSIANYDEHPDTLVDDIATRTARLLDDDRLADPDWTDHQHWRYSQPEGKVDHDLLACAAEHDLYFAGDWVAGEGRLHAALRNGLETGEAIADSG; encoded by the coding sequence ATGGCTCGTAACCTCGCAGTCGTCGGTGCCGGTGGTGCCGGTGCGGCGGCAACGTACGCGCTCCACGACGCGGAAGTCGACGTAACGGTGTTCGAGAAGAGCCGCGGCGTCTGCGGGCGCGCCGCGACCCGGCGGCACGGCGACTGCACGTACGAGTACGGGGCGAACTATCTCAAGGCGGACGACGGGCGCGTGACGGAACTGGTCACGGAGGCGCTCTCGACCGAGGGACTCGTCGATATCGAGGAACCGGTGCACGCGTTCGACAGGACCGGGGAAATCGACGCTGGACGGGACGCTGACGAACACAAATGGACGTACGAGGCGGGCATTACACAGCTTGCAAAGCGACTGTTCGACGAGACCGACGCCGACGTAGAGAACGGCGTCCGGGTCGAACGACTGGAGCGGCAGCGCGACGGCTGGCGGCTCGAGGACGACGACGGAGCGGACCTGGGGCACTTCGACGCCGCGCTGCTGACACCGCCGGCCCCCCAGACAGCAGATTTGCTGGGACAGTCGCGGTGGGATCACGACGACTGCCGGGCGCTTCGGCAGGAAATCGCTTCGGTCCCCTATCGAACGGTCATCGCGGGGGTGCTGCACTATCCCTTCGAAATCGACGTGCCGTGGTATGCCGCGGTCAACAGCGACAAGGACCACGACATCGGCTGGGTCGGCCGCGAGGAGTGCAAGGACGGCCACGTCCCCGACGGCGAGTCCCTGCTGCTGGTGCAGATGAACGAACCGTGGTCGATTGCGAACTACGACGAACACCCCGATACGCTCGTCGACGACATCGCGACGCGGACGGCTCGACTGCTGGACGACGACCGGCTTGCCGACCCCGACTGGACCGACCATCAGCACTGGCGCTACTCCCAGCCCGAGGGCAAGGTCGACCACGATCTGCTGGCGTGTGCCGCCGAGCACGACCTGTACTTCGCCGGCGACTGGGTGGCCGGCGAGGGGCGACTCCACGCGGCGCTGCGGAACGGACTGGAGACGGGCGAGGCAATCGCCGACAGCGGGTAA
- a CDS encoding prolipoprotein diacylglyceryl transferase, producing the protein MSEVKQLFAAVTIVFGTAALASVFAVGSVGASGAGPQNGVSDAAVSTPGAAVESIIESDSERLLGQVNETDTPADGEQTAEAQQTPTEQPQTDSEETEDPTESDQTEEPTESPETPTESEETEESTENEETEEPTQTENPTEREHTETQTQTEEPNDSEETEEPTDDGETEQPTDSEETEEPTDSEETEEPTDSDETEEPTDREETEEPTDSEETEAPTDSERTENGTQEETEADSDVGAADTDDSGGNSDDDTDSSGDGSNDSGDSDNSGSEDSDGSDNDDDSQSDGGIYDEITGSDGNENGTSTDGTNATARNGTTGGGAPAGNTTGDGNETAGFGTEVGTDGEPTPEGQGNADLQIREASLSADWVRAGFNTTVRTTVKNARPRPVNETLTVTVDGEPVATNEVALEPGEETVVETEFEAVNGTVRVNGETAGPLTVENQSIPATDSDDRATTAAQGPGFSLRQVGVGVAILAVVGWTRRGLRRQRDR; encoded by the coding sequence GGCACCGCTGCGCTCGCGTCCGTATTCGCTGTCGGCAGCGTGGGTGCCTCCGGCGCCGGCCCCCAGAACGGTGTATCGGACGCCGCAGTGAGCACACCCGGAGCCGCCGTCGAATCTATTATCGAATCCGACTCTGAGAGACTGCTCGGGCAGGTGAACGAAACGGACACACCGGCCGACGGCGAGCAGACTGCGGAGGCCCAACAGACGCCGACGGAACAGCCACAGACAGACTCCGAAGAAACCGAAGACCCGACTGAAAGCGACCAGACGGAGGAACCTACGGAGAGCCCGGAGACACCGACTGAGAGCGAGGAAACGGAGGAATCGACCGAAAACGAAGAAACGGAGGAGCCGACGCAAACCGAGAACCCCACAGAAAGAGAACATACCGAGACACAGACCCAGACTGAAGAGCCGAATGACAGTGAGGAGACCGAGGAACCGACGGACGATGGAGAGACTGAGCAACCAACGGACAGTGAGGAGACCGAAGAACCAACGGACAGTGAGGAAACTGAAGAACCAACGGACAGTGATGAGACCGAGGAACCCACTGACCGTGAGGAAACTGAAGAACCAACGGACAGTGAGGAGACCGAGGCACCGACGGACAGTGAAAGAACTGAGAACGGTACACAGGAGGAAACTGAGGCGGATAGCGATGTCGGCGCTGCCGACACTGACGACTCAGGTGGCAACTCCGACGACGATACCGACTCCAGTGGAGACGGTTCGAACGACTCAGGCGACTCCGACAATAGCGGCTCCGAGGACTCTGACGGCTCGGACAACGACGATGACTCCCAGTCTGACGGTGGAATCTATGACGAGATCACGGGGTCGGATGGCAATGAAAACGGGACGTCGACCGATGGGACGAACGCAACCGCGCGGAACGGAACAACAGGCGGGGGCGCGCCTGCCGGCAACACGACCGGCGACGGAAACGAAACCGCCGGATTCGGAACCGAAGTGGGTACCGATGGGGAACCCACTCCCGAAGGTCAGGGGAACGCCGATTTGCAGATCAGGGAGGCCTCACTGTCGGCTGACTGGGTTCGGGCCGGGTTCAATACGACCGTGCGAACGACAGTAAAGAACGCCCGTCCGCGACCAGTCAACGAGACACTGACCGTGACGGTCGACGGCGAACCGGTGGCAACGAACGAAGTGGCGCTTGAGCCCGGTGAGGAGACGGTCGTCGAGACAGAGTTCGAGGCGGTCAACGGAACCGTTCGGGTCAACGGCGAGACGGCGGGCCCACTCACAGTCGAAAACCAATCCATTCCGGCCACTGACAGCGATGACAGGGCAACGACCGCGGCACAGGGCCCCGGGTTCTCACTCCGCCAAGTGGGCGTCGGTGTCGCGATACTCGCCGTGGTCGGCTGGACGCGTCGGGGTCTCCGACGCCAGCGGGACCGCTGA